One Flammeovirga agarivorans DNA window includes the following coding sequences:
- a CDS encoding polysaccharide deacetylase family protein encodes MKLLLNSFLIFFILSGCTIQQTPSINLSFDDRSIDSWYNIKDLFQKYDVKVTFFITQIDSLSVSDIVKLRELEEEGHEIGYHGNIHVVSEYYIKENSYIDYIENEINPGLDSLKSLGFNPISFAYPYGSKYWFTDFLLYLKGFEYTRNVTPRFGEDDLTKLDIYSSQNSWDFRKSALEIDANAKVSIEMLDLAFQKVVDEHKIIYLYAHTPTKEENPKAYNINIKYLESVFVLSKKYNLKFTTFKNFANE; translated from the coding sequence ATGAAGTTATTGCTGAATTCCTTTTTGATATTTTTTATTCTTTCAGGCTGTACAATACAACAGACTCCTAGCATTAATTTATCATTTGATGATAGGTCTATTGATTCGTGGTATAACATAAAAGATCTCTTTCAAAAATATGATGTAAAAGTAACTTTTTTTATCACACAAATAGATTCCTTATCTGTTTCAGATATTGTAAAATTAAGAGAACTAGAAGAAGAAGGTCATGAGATAGGGTATCACGGTAATATTCATGTTGTTTCAGAGTATTACATCAAAGAAAACTCATATATAGATTATATTGAAAATGAAATAAACCCAGGGTTGGATAGTTTAAAAAGTTTAGGGTTTAACCCCATATCATTTGCCTATCCGTATGGTTCTAAGTATTGGTTTACAGATTTTCTTCTTTATCTAAAAGGGTTTGAGTATACAAGAAATGTCACACCTAGATTTGGAGAGGATGATTTAACTAAATTAGATATATACTCATCACAAAATAGTTGGGATTTTAGAAAATCAGCATTAGAGATTGATGCAAATGCAAAAGTGAGTATTGAGATGTTAGACCTGGCATTTCAGAAGGTTGTTGATGAGCATAAAATCATTTATTTGTATGCACACACACCAACGAAAGAAGAAAACCCAAAGGCATATAACATTAATATTAAATATTTAGAATCGGTTTTTGTCTTATCGAAAAAATATAATTTAAAATTTACTACGTTTAAGAATTTTGCAAATGAATAG
- a CDS encoding tetratricopeptide repeat protein: MLLKKIISSFFVLFWLLTLSTLTQAQNINELKSELKGMPNGKRKVDKLIELARLELDQSNFNAMKETADQALKISQQVDYKLGEADALLMYSTMYKLKRDFDTAIEYGINSIKIYENVNEDIPLYEAYGEICFLYQDWGIYENAIEYELKALRVATRMNDKKRQKEIWHLLGNSYLRLDNFDQALYYFRLSAEYLKEREQYYHDTNDLQAYNTTLGKIASIEMKRGNYEEAKNINEEILANKERLGDEEGKHVPLNDIGVCYEKLGKRDKALTYFKRALEINRKYGRPESQNTTLLFNIGTLSNSNMRYSDALRAYNDVLKIRMKQGQPGPIAQAYTYIASVYTGKGNYSEAIKNYNNSIRYAREAGDYNQIERNLKQIGDIYKKTDDYKKALNVMNRLISLKDSIIRNEKLQYQKIANARIAAEQKEKEIDLLIMNQKVNEATMRRLEEENARKAQDLELLQREQYIKETELRQKELEQQQQKQELRLTMSALESEKKAKEIDQLQRTKKLNELKIQQTDAVALQKQQELELLERAKELQENKLREKENMQRVYFGMFGLLFVVLGLIISGYFQNRKKNFKLAAKNEEILGQNVEIEKQRDELVSAKTQIEKAYDNIQVLSEFGQKITAILDLESINWTAYAYVNTLMDAAVFGIGIYREKYEKIEYINFLENGLTLPLFSYDINKQNSLSTLCYKSSEEIVINDYESEINNFLRQEPEFKTSARPNSLVYLPLVTEKNLGVLTVQSYDKFAYSRNELNILRTLASYCAIALTNANAYQEIENKNKSITDSIRYAQTIQRAILPSNAKIQTGLLENFVYFRPKDIVSGDFYWFSKVEEKINKTSFSKSDVAERTFIAALDCTGHGVPGGFMSMIGNTLLNEIINQKQVFEPSKILDMLNEGVIDALHQENKSNDDGMDVCLCMVEKTVAGATKVVFSGAKRPLYVKEPGGTELLEYKGDNKSIGGVHRRKSSKVSFTNTVINVDPGTTIYLTTDGLQDQNNKNGRKFGKIQLTDLLFANAEKPMLEQKSALEKALTEHMGEIPQRDDITILGVRL, from the coding sequence ATGTTATTGAAAAAAATTATCAGTTCATTTTTTGTATTATTTTGGCTTCTTACGTTATCTACATTAACCCAAGCTCAAAATATTAATGAGTTAAAGTCCGAATTAAAAGGAATGCCTAACGGTAAACGAAAAGTTGATAAACTTATCGAACTCGCTAGGTTGGAACTCGATCAGAGTAATTTCAATGCAATGAAAGAAACTGCTGATCAAGCGTTAAAGATTTCGCAGCAAGTTGACTACAAATTAGGAGAAGCTGACGCTTTATTGATGTACTCTACGATGTACAAACTAAAGCGTGACTTTGATACCGCTATTGAATACGGTATTAACTCGATCAAAATCTATGAAAATGTAAATGAAGATATTCCTTTGTATGAGGCATATGGTGAAATATGTTTCTTATACCAAGATTGGGGTATCTACGAAAATGCAATCGAATATGAGTTAAAAGCATTGAGAGTTGCAACAAGAATGAATGACAAAAAGCGTCAAAAAGAGATTTGGCACCTTTTGGGTAACTCATACTTGCGTCTCGATAATTTTGATCAAGCTTTATACTACTTCCGTTTGAGTGCTGAATACCTAAAAGAAAGAGAGCAGTATTATCATGATACAAATGATTTACAAGCTTACAATACTACTTTAGGTAAGATTGCTTCTATCGAAATGAAAAGAGGTAATTATGAAGAGGCAAAAAATATCAACGAAGAAATCTTAGCCAATAAAGAGAGACTTGGTGATGAGGAAGGAAAACACGTACCTCTAAACGATATTGGTGTATGTTATGAGAAATTAGGTAAAAGGGATAAAGCCCTAACTTATTTTAAAAGAGCCTTAGAAATTAACAGAAAGTACGGCCGTCCTGAATCCCAAAATACAACCTTACTTTTCAATATTGGTACTTTATCGAATAGTAATATGCGTTATAGTGATGCTTTAAGAGCCTATAATGACGTATTGAAAATTCGTATGAAGCAAGGTCAGCCAGGCCCAATTGCCCAAGCTTATACTTATATCGCATCAGTATATACTGGTAAGGGTAACTACTCAGAAGCTATCAAAAACTATAACAACAGTATTAGATATGCTAGAGAGGCTGGCGATTACAATCAAATCGAAAGAAACTTAAAACAAATCGGTGATATCTATAAGAAAACAGATGATTACAAAAAAGCATTGAATGTAATGAATCGTCTGATTTCATTGAAAGATAGTATTATCCGAAATGAGAAGTTACAATATCAGAAAATTGCAAATGCTCGTATTGCTGCAGAGCAGAAGGAAAAAGAAATTGACCTTCTGATCATGAACCAAAAAGTAAACGAAGCAACCATGAGACGTTTAGAAGAAGAAAATGCTCGTAAAGCACAGGATCTTGAACTTCTACAACGTGAGCAATACATTAAAGAAACAGAGTTAAGACAAAAAGAGTTAGAGCAACAGCAACAAAAGCAAGAGCTTAGACTTACAATGTCGGCACTAGAATCTGAGAAAAAGGCGAAAGAGATTGATCAACTTCAGAGAACTAAAAAGCTTAACGAGTTGAAAATCCAACAAACGGATGCCGTGGCCCTTCAAAAGCAACAAGAATTAGAGCTTTTAGAAAGAGCAAAAGAACTTCAGGAAAACAAACTGAGGGAAAAAGAAAATATGCAGCGTGTATATTTTGGTATGTTCGGTTTGCTTTTCGTTGTGTTAGGTTTGATTATCTCAGGTTACTTCCAAAACCGTAAGAAAAACTTTAAGCTTGCAGCGAAGAACGAAGAAATTTTAGGTCAAAACGTTGAGATTGAGAAGCAAAGAGATGAGCTTGTTTCAGCTAAGACACAAATCGAAAAGGCGTATGATAATATCCAAGTCTTATCGGAATTTGGTCAGAAAATTACAGCGATTTTAGATCTTGAATCTATCAACTGGACGGCTTATGCTTATGTAAATACACTAATGGATGCGGCGGTATTTGGTATTGGTATTTACAGAGAAAAATATGAGAAAATTGAATACATTAACTTCCTAGAAAATGGTTTAACATTACCATTGTTCAGTTATGATATCAATAAACAAAATAGTTTATCTACTTTGTGTTATAAGTCTAGTGAAGAGATTGTAATCAATGATTATGAATCTGAAATCAATAACTTCTTACGACAAGAACCTGAATTTAAAACATCCGCTAGACCGAATTCATTAGTATACTTACCACTAGTTACTGAGAAAAATCTAGGTGTTTTAACTGTTCAGAGTTACGATAAATTTGCTTATTCTCGTAACGAATTGAACATCTTAAGAACTTTAGCCTCTTATTGTGCGATTGCCTTAACTAACGCAAATGCATATCAAGAGATTGAAAATAAGAACAAGAGTATTACAGATAGTATTAGATATGCTCAAACAATTCAAAGAGCCATTCTACCATCTAATGCTAAGATTCAAACGGGTCTATTAGAGAACTTTGTTTACTTCCGCCCTAAAGATATTGTATCTGGTGACTTCTATTGGTTCTCTAAAGTAGAAGAGAAAATTAATAAAACATCTTTCTCTAAATCTGATGTAGCAGAAAGAACATTTATTGCCGCACTAGATTGTACAGGTCATGGTGTACCAGGTGGTTTCATGTCAATGATTGGTAATACATTATTGAATGAGATTATTAACCAGAAGCAAGTATTTGAACCATCAAAGATTCTTGATATGCTAAATGAAGGTGTAATTGATGCCCTTCACCAAGAGAACAAGAGTAATGATGACGGTATGGATGTTTGTTTATGTATGGTAGAGAAAACAGTTGCTGGAGCAACTAAAGTAGTATTCTCTGGTGCAAAACGTCCTCTATACGTAAAAGAACCAGGTGGAACAGAATTATTAGAATATAAAGGTGATAACAAATCGATTGGTGGTGTTCATAGAAGAAAATCATCAAAAGTCAGCTTTACAAACACTGTAATTAATGTTGATCCAGGTACTACAATTTATCTAACAACAGATGGTCTTCAAGATCAGAACAACAAAAATGGTCGTAAGTTTGGTAAAATTCAGTTAACTGATTTATTATTTGCTAATGCTGAGAAACCAATGTTAGAGCAGAAATCTGCATTAGAAAAAGCACTTACAGAGCACATGGGTGAGATTCCACAACGTGACGATATCACAATCCTAGGTGTAAGACTGTAA